One window from the genome of Aerosakkonema funiforme FACHB-1375 encodes:
- a CDS encoding PfkB family carbohydrate kinase — MSQIRVLCLGEILFDCLADRAGRALDEVESWTPYPGGAPANVACGLVKLGTKSGFIGCVGEDEPGNALVQLLQNVGVDVAGVQRHPTAPTRQVYVLRSQTGDRSFAGFGNYNTTEFADTRLQAADLPVKLLEEAEFLVLGTLELAYPQSRVAISQALHIAEQHFVKILVDINWRPVFWPHPDLAPHVIQDLLKRVDFLKLSEEEAEWLFGTIDPGAIAHKLNHCEGVLVTAGEKGCAYYLAENQGELPAFSVDVVDTTGAGDSFVAGFVHQLCQHGIKSLSDADTAKRIVTYATAVGALTATKPGAIAAQPTAAEVEDFLRSHQNLSL, encoded by the coding sequence GTGAGTCAAATCCGTGTTCTCTGTCTGGGTGAAATTTTGTTCGACTGTTTGGCCGATCGAGCGGGACGCGCACTTGACGAGGTTGAATCTTGGACTCCCTATCCGGGGGGCGCTCCGGCCAATGTTGCTTGTGGTTTGGTAAAGTTGGGGACAAAATCTGGATTTATCGGTTGTGTTGGTGAGGATGAACCTGGGAACGCGCTGGTGCAACTGCTACAAAATGTTGGGGTGGATGTAGCTGGAGTCCAACGTCATCCTACCGCGCCAACGCGGCAAGTTTATGTTTTGCGATCGCAAACCGGCGATCGCTCTTTTGCAGGTTTTGGAAATTACAATACTACAGAGTTTGCCGATACTCGCTTACAAGCTGCCGATCTGCCAGTTAAGTTATTGGAAGAGGCAGAGTTTTTGGTTTTGGGGACTCTGGAACTAGCTTATCCCCAAAGTCGGGTAGCGATCTCCCAAGCCCTTCATATTGCAGAGCAGCATTTTGTCAAAATTCTGGTAGATATCAATTGGCGTCCGGTATTTTGGCCTCATCCAGACCTCGCTCCTCACGTTATCCAAGATTTACTCAAGCGCGTTGATTTTCTCAAGCTTTCTGAGGAAGAGGCGGAATGGTTGTTTGGCACTATCGATCCGGGTGCGATCGCTCATAAATTGAATCACTGTGAAGGTGTTTTAGTCACCGCTGGGGAAAAGGGATGTGCTTATTATTTGGCAGAAAACCAAGGCGAATTGCCAGCTTTTTCAGTGGATGTTGTCGATACTACTGGTGCGGGGGATAGTTTTGTGGCTGGGTTTGTGCATCAACTCTGTCAGCATGGGATTAAATCTCTGAGCGATGCGGATACGGCTAAACGCATTGTCACTTATGCTACTGCTGTGGGTGCGTTGACGGCAACGAAACCGGGTGCGATCGCAGCTCAACCCACCGCCGCTGAAGTGGAAGATTTCTTGCGATCGCATCAAAATTTGTCTCTTTAA
- the cynS gene encoding cyanase translates to MIPEITQRLLAAKKEMKLSFADLEKILGRDEVWIAAVIYRQASASEEEATKLVEALGLGAAYAKELTQYPVKGLGPVVPTDPLIYRFYEIMQVYGMPLKEVIHEKFGDGIMSAIDFTLDVEKEEDPKGDRVKVVMNGKFLPYKKW, encoded by the coding sequence ATGATTCCAGAAATTACCCAACGGCTTTTAGCTGCCAAAAAAGAAATGAAGCTCAGCTTTGCCGATTTAGAAAAAATTTTAGGTCGAGATGAAGTATGGATCGCCGCCGTAATTTATCGTCAAGCAAGTGCTTCTGAAGAAGAAGCAACTAAATTAGTTGAAGCTTTGGGACTTGGGGCGGCTTATGCTAAAGAACTGACACAATATCCCGTCAAAGGATTGGGGCCAGTTGTTCCTACAGATCCATTAATTTATCGCTTTTACGAAATTATGCAAGTTTATGGAATGCCTCTGAAAGAGGTGATTCACGAGAAGTTTGGCGATGGAATTATGAGTGCGATCGACTTTACTTTAGATGTGGAGAAAGAAGAAGATCCGAAGGGCGATCGCGTAAAAGTGGTTATGAATGGCAAGTTTTTGCCTTACAAAAAATGGTAG
- a CDS encoding phosphoserine transaminase: protein MSESLNPPTTKPSVPHFSSGPCAKRPGWSVSALQNACVGRSHRSEDGKAKLAEVIDRSKKILGVPSDYRLGIVPASDTGAVEMALWSLLGQRPVDILAWESFGQEWVKDVVDELKIADLRLMKAPYGSLPDLSQVDFSHDVVFLWNGTTSGVRVPNGEWIADDRQGLTICDATSAVFAMDIPWHKLDVVTYSWQKVLGGEAQHGIIVLSPRAVERLQSYEPAWPIPKIFRMSQKGKLIEGIFKGDTINTPSMLCVEDAIDGLNWAESVGGLPGLISRSEGNLSAIAKWIEKSDWADFLAEKPEIRSCTSICLKIIDSWFTNLSGEDQAKYAKKLAKLLEKQKVAYDIAAYRAAPPGLRIWGGATVETADLEALLPWLDWAYATVKAEATAAS, encoded by the coding sequence ATGTCAGAATCTCTTAATCCTCCCACAACCAAGCCTAGCGTTCCCCATTTCTCCTCTGGGCCTTGTGCCAAACGTCCTGGCTGGTCTGTTTCTGCGCTGCAAAATGCCTGTGTCGGTCGTTCCCACCGTTCTGAAGATGGCAAAGCCAAATTAGCAGAAGTTATCGATCGCTCCAAGAAAATTTTAGGTGTTCCCAGCGATTATCGTCTAGGTATCGTTCCGGCTTCCGATACTGGCGCAGTCGAAATGGCATTGTGGTCGCTACTGGGACAAAGACCCGTCGATATCCTGGCATGGGAAAGTTTCGGTCAGGAATGGGTAAAAGATGTCGTAGATGAGTTGAAAATAGCCGATCTGCGCCTGATGAAAGCACCTTACGGCAGTTTACCCGATTTAAGTCAGGTTGATTTTAGCCACGATGTCGTGTTTTTGTGGAATGGCACTACATCCGGCGTGAGAGTTCCGAATGGAGAATGGATCGCGGACGATCGCCAAGGATTGACTATTTGCGATGCAACCTCGGCTGTTTTCGCGATGGATATCCCCTGGCATAAATTGGATGTCGTCACCTATTCTTGGCAAAAAGTGTTGGGTGGAGAAGCACAACATGGTATAATTGTGCTTTCGCCTCGCGCTGTAGAACGACTCCAAAGCTACGAACCGGCTTGGCCCATACCCAAAATCTTTCGGATGTCCCAAAAAGGGAAGTTAATCGAAGGTATTTTTAAGGGAGATACGATTAATACACCTTCGATGTTGTGCGTGGAAGATGCGATCGATGGTTTAAATTGGGCAGAAAGCGTAGGCGGTTTGCCTGGTTTAATTAGTCGGAGTGAAGGTAATTTAAGTGCGATCGCTAAATGGATCGAAAAAAGCGATTGGGCTGATTTTCTAGCCGAAAAACCGGAAATTCGTTCTTGTACTTCCATTTGCTTGAAAATTATCGATTCTTGGTTCACTAATCTGAGTGGCGAAGACCAAGCCAAATACGCCAAAAAATTGGCGAAACTGCTAGAAAAGCAGAAAGTTGCGTATGATATCGCAGCCTATCGCGCTGCACCCCCAGGATTGCGAATTTGGGGAGGCGCAACGGTAGAAACTGCCGATCTGGAAGCGTTACTTCCTTGGTTAGATTGGGCTTATGCGACTGTGAAAGCAGAAGCTACAGCTGCGAGTTAA
- a CDS encoding HIRAN domain-containing protein, which translates to MKTLFLAWQDANTGDWFPIGKLTYDGKMYEFAYTKGILAAIEKCGFEPLYSLPDLNKLYRSVELFPLFSNRVLSRSRPNYKNFVELLNLPQYEDDPITLLARSGGQKATDKFEVFPCPERDENGLYHVHFFVRGLRHLPPASLDRINKLQKNELLRLVHDFQNPYDRKALMLRTNETFLGDLYPVGYCPRYLVDDAFNFIGQNPELVHIQVERVNPAPTPLQFRLLCNMTAPWPDNFHPFSSSMYQPLRADIATGTRAN; encoded by the coding sequence ATGAAAACGCTTTTTTTGGCTTGGCAAGATGCAAATACTGGAGATTGGTTTCCCATCGGAAAATTAACTTATGATGGGAAAATGTACGAGTTTGCTTATACAAAAGGTATTCTTGCAGCCATAGAAAAGTGTGGATTTGAACCACTATACTCATTACCAGACCTGAATAAATTATACAGATCGGTTGAACTTTTTCCTTTATTTTCCAATCGAGTGCTGTCGCGATCGAGACCAAACTACAAAAATTTTGTGGAATTATTGAATCTACCTCAGTACGAAGACGATCCCATTACATTGCTAGCTCGTAGTGGTGGGCAAAAGGCAACTGATAAGTTTGAGGTATTTCCCTGTCCAGAACGGGATGAAAATGGATTGTACCATGTCCACTTTTTTGTCCGGGGATTGCGACATTTACCACCAGCATCTCTCGATAGAATTAACAAACTTCAGAAGAATGAATTATTGCGGTTGGTTCACGATTTTCAAAATCCTTACGATCGCAAAGCTTTGATGTTACGGACAAACGAAACTTTTCTAGGCGATTTATACCCTGTAGGTTATTGCCCTCGCTATTTGGTAGATGATGCCTTCAATTTTATCGGCCAAAATCCAGAACTCGTACATATCCAAGTAGAGCGTGTTAACCCAGCACCAACACCGCTCCAGTTCCGTTTGTTATGCAATATGACTGCGCCTTGGCCTGATAATTTTCACCCCTTTTCTAGCTCAATGTATCAGCCGCTCCGTGCTGATATTGCAACTGGAACTAGAGCAAATTAA
- a CDS encoding HipA domain-containing protein, translating into MGSVFPIITVPPDAPEYDEPIRTKEEEAFWFHEQNLGLCLYKEARLNTGEDWAEKIASELCTFLRLPHAEYDLATYNGKRGTISRSFVPEGGTSIVGIEVLARLVPDYPTNARDLSRHTIDIVFNALNDSSVQLPMDWTPPEGIKTAVDVFVGYLLLDAWVGNSDRHHQNWGLIQYKGLSAKVQTTYLAPTYDHGSCLGRELPDEKRLLKLNNGSVEGYVTKCPSYFYAKVEGDKRKLKTFEVFREVAGRYPDAASVWLEYLAKVSLSDTLDLFRRIPSDRISETAIKFAQKVLELNQNRLLDLRNIQ; encoded by the coding sequence ATGGGTTCGGTTTTTCCGATAATTACAGTTCCACCAGACGCGCCTGAATACGATGAACCAATAAGAACAAAAGAAGAAGAAGCGTTCTGGTTTCACGAACAGAATTTAGGTCTTTGCCTTTATAAAGAAGCTAGACTTAATACAGGAGAAGATTGGGCAGAGAAAATTGCATCAGAGTTATGTACTTTTCTTAGGCTACCTCATGCAGAGTACGATCTGGCAACATATAACGGTAAACGCGGCACTATTTCACGATCGTTTGTACCAGAAGGAGGAACTTCTATCGTTGGTATTGAAGTTCTTGCTCGGTTAGTACCAGACTATCCGACAAATGCTAGAGATTTGTCCAGACACACAATAGATATAGTATTTAATGCTCTTAATGATTCCTCTGTCCAGTTACCTATGGACTGGACACCACCAGAAGGCATTAAAACTGCGGTGGATGTTTTTGTGGGATACTTACTTTTGGATGCTTGGGTTGGGAACAGCGATCGACACCATCAAAACTGGGGATTGATACAATACAAAGGACTATCAGCAAAGGTGCAAACCACTTATCTCGCGCCAACATACGACCACGGTTCCTGTCTGGGTCGGGAATTGCCTGATGAAAAACGCCTTTTGAAGCTTAACAACGGCTCTGTCGAAGGATATGTGACAAAATGCCCCTCCTACTTTTATGCTAAAGTTGAGGGTGATAAACGAAAACTCAAGACTTTCGAGGTGTTTCGTGAAGTGGCGGGTCGCTATCCTGATGCGGCCTCAGTATGGCTGGAGTATCTAGCAAAGGTGTCGCTTAGTGATACCTTAGACTTGTTTCGCCGTATTCCAAGCGATCGCATCTCAGAAACTGCAATTAAATTTGCCCAAAAAGTCCTTGAGTTAAATCAAAACAGGTTACTCGATCTGCGTAATATACAGTAA
- a CDS encoding anaerobic sulfatase maturase, whose protein sequence is MTQSKTPASIHVLAKPTGAICNLDCSYCFFLDKELLYPKSKFRMSDEVLENYIRQLIEFHRTPQVSVAWQGGEPTLMGIDFFRKAIAFQEKYKKPGMTFENSMQTNATLLNDEWCEFFKENNFLLGVSIDGPRELHDANRVDKGGKPTFDKVMRGLRLLQKHGVEFNVLTTVNRVNGDYPLEVYRFLRDEVGANWMQFIPIVERINEDGLTLYQKGNTVSDRSVKAEQYGQFLIAIYDEWVRNDVGKVYIQGFEAALSNWLGLGFSGVCLFDATCGKALAFEHNGDLYSCDHFVEPDYLLGNIQQDSMRDLVVSPQQQKFGKDKSDSLPKYCRNCDVRFACHGECPKNRFINTPDGEPGLNYLCAGYKAFFHHIDRSMQIMAELVRRKYPVKLIMSILAEEEAKFAKARPNDPCPCGSELKFKKCHGSKEISSKEKAKRR, encoded by the coding sequence ATGACTCAATCTAAAACTCCTGCAAGTATTCATGTCCTAGCTAAACCTACAGGCGCAATTTGCAATCTAGATTGTTCCTATTGTTTCTTTTTAGATAAAGAATTATTATATCCTAAAAGTAAATTTAGGATGAGCGATGAAGTACTGGAGAATTATATCCGTCAACTAATCGAATTTCATCGCACACCACAGGTATCGGTAGCATGGCAAGGGGGAGAACCAACCCTGATGGGGATTGATTTTTTTAGGAAAGCGATCGCATTTCAAGAAAAATACAAAAAACCCGGCATGACCTTTGAAAATTCCATGCAAACAAACGCCACATTACTAAACGATGAATGGTGCGAATTTTTTAAAGAAAATAATTTTTTGCTGGGAGTTAGTATTGATGGCCCTCGCGAACTCCACGATGCCAACCGAGTAGACAAGGGAGGTAAACCAACCTTCGATAAGGTAATGCGAGGTTTGCGACTATTGCAAAAGCATGGTGTTGAATTTAACGTACTAACCACCGTCAACAGAGTTAATGGCGATTATCCTCTCGAAGTTTACCGCTTTTTGCGAGATGAAGTCGGCGCAAACTGGATGCAATTTATACCCATAGTAGAGCGGATAAACGAAGATGGTCTTACCCTCTACCAAAAAGGAAATACTGTATCCGATCGATCTGTCAAAGCCGAACAATACGGTCAATTTCTAATTGCTATTTATGACGAATGGGTTCGTAATGATGTCGGCAAAGTTTACATACAGGGTTTTGAAGCTGCATTAAGCAATTGGTTAGGTCTTGGTTTTTCGGGAGTTTGCTTATTCGATGCTACCTGCGGTAAAGCTTTAGCATTTGAACATAATGGCGATCTTTATTCTTGCGATCACTTTGTCGAACCTGATTATTTGCTGGGTAATATCCAACAAGATTCGATGCGGGATTTAGTTGTTTCCCCGCAGCAACAAAAGTTTGGCAAAGATAAGTCAGATAGCCTACCGAAGTATTGTCGCAACTGCGATGTGCGTTTTGCTTGTCACGGCGAATGTCCCAAAAACCGATTTATTAATACACCAGATGGAGAACCGGGATTAAATTATCTCTGTGCGGGATATAAAGCCTTTTTCCACCATATCGATCGTTCAATGCAAATTATGGCAGAGCTGGTGCGTCGCAAATATCCAGTTAAGTTAATCATGTCTATTTTAGCAGAAGAAGAAGCCAAATTTGCCAAAGCACGTCCTAACGATCCCTGTCCTTGCGGTAGCGAGTTAAAGTTTAAGAAATGTCATGGTAGCAAAGAAATTAGCAGCAAGGAGAAGGCGAAACGGCGATAA